One region of Culex pipiens pallens isolate TS chromosome 2, TS_CPP_V2, whole genome shotgun sequence genomic DNA includes:
- the LOC120415985 gene encoding uncharacterized protein LOC120415985: protein MFSLKVFAAMLLLVSTCCQAGFTPRQIAKIHEHAVPCNKQLGIPANRHLEERAEDGDLTLGDEMFKKFLFCVMLRMGNVDARGNVQREQFTKFVADGHDTANVSKALDECSMEEGTPEDRTLHYYKCYYKQQLFKV from the exons ATGTTCAGCCTAAAAGTGTTTGCCGCGATGCTCCTACTAGTATCTACCTGCTGCCAA GCCGGATTTACGCCGCGTCAGATCGCAAAGATTCACGAGCACGCGGTACCATGCAACAAACAGCTCGGCATACCCGCCAACCGTCACCTGGAGGAACGCGCCGAGGACGGAGATCTAACGCTGGGGGATGAAATGTTCAAAAAGTTTCTATTTTGCGTAATGCTTCGGATGGGAAACGTAGACGCACGGGGAAACGTACAGCGAGAGCAATTCACCAAGTTTGTGGCCGACGGACACGACACTGCGAATGTTTCCAAGGCTTTGGACGAGTGCAGCATGGAGGAGGGTACCCCGGAGGATAGAACGCTGCATTATTACAAGTGTTACTATAAGCAGCAATTATTCAAggtttaa